From Saprospiraceae bacterium, one genomic window encodes:
- a CDS encoding DUF1015 domain-containing protein has protein sequence MEIRPIYYAVPDFAKIIDGETFFSKLKESYPQYHKKAFFIPQEDPGLIVYRICTVDRNYHGILAGVNIEEYLTGSIKKHENTLITQEELMIALTLEREAIIKPVLITYSPVVEIHQLIHQTIREDQLIYRFHFTKGQQTHEFYRISDSTIEKRLTGLFAEKVSSAYIADGHHRMAAMSDVLEARPKLVERGLNFILSAWFDFDELSIMSYNRIVDVGQDLFQMDLLNKLQAYGSFDLTENISSPVSKFELLIVLGKQIYQFRWHPEHIRNIAEKNQLAFDVDLFNDLILKECLGIHDVRRDPRIKYVEGVKGLRSVLKHTEQSNQLVGFMFYPIHHDEFKKTADHARILPPKSTWFEPRIRNGMIVQEFRRQEK, from the coding sequence TTGGAAATTCGCCCAATTTATTATGCTGTTCCTGACTTTGCCAAAATTATTGACGGAGAAACATTTTTTAGCAAGTTAAAAGAATCCTATCCACAATACCACAAAAAGGCGTTCTTCATCCCTCAAGAAGATCCGGGTCTTATTGTCTATCGCATTTGCACAGTGGATAGAAATTATCATGGCATTCTTGCCGGTGTCAACATCGAAGAATACCTGACCGGGAGTATCAAAAAACATGAAAATACGCTCATCACACAAGAAGAATTGATGATCGCACTTACCCTGGAAAGGGAAGCCATCATCAAACCCGTGCTAATCACTTATTCTCCTGTGGTAGAAATCCATCAATTGATTCATCAAACCATCAGAGAGGATCAACTGATCTATCGATTTCATTTTACCAAGGGACAGCAGACCCACGAATTTTATAGAATTTCTGATTCTACAATTGAAAAAAGGCTGACAGGACTGTTTGCAGAAAAGGTAAGTTCTGCATATATAGCAGACGGTCATCATCGCATGGCCGCCATGAGTGATGTTTTAGAAGCCAGACCAAAATTGGTCGAACGTGGTCTGAATTTTATCCTGAGTGCCTGGTTTGATTTTGATGAACTGAGCATTATGTCTTACAACAGAATCGTGGATGTGGGTCAGGATCTATTTCAAATGGACTTATTGAACAAATTGCAGGCATACGGCTCATTCGATTTGACAGAAAATATCAGCTCTCCTGTGTCAAAGTTTGAGTTACTCATTGTATTGGGAAAACAAATTTACCAGTTTAGATGGCATCCTGAGCACATTCGGAATATTGCAGAAAAAAACCAGCTTGCCTTTGATGTCGATCTTTTTAATGACTTGATTTTGAAAGAATGTCTGGGTATCCATGATGTGCGAAGAGACCCCAGAATAAAATATGTGGAAGGTGTAAAAGGATTGAGATCTGTTTTAAAACACACAGAGCAAAGCAATCAACTGGTGGGCTTTATGTTTTACCCGATTCACCACGATGAATTTAAAAAAACGGCTGATCACGCCAGAATTTTACCACCCAAGAGCACCTGGTTTGAGCCCAGAATCCGAAATGGAATGATTGTGCAGGAATTTAGACGACAGGAAAAGTAG
- the gcvT gene encoding glycine cleavage system aminomethyltransferase GcvT, with amino-acid sequence MKETALTERHIALGAKMAEFAGYHMPISYTGIKEEHEAVRNFAGIFDVSHMGEFIVKGKQALDLVQKVSSNDASKLNPGEAQYSCLPRPDGGIVDDLLVYRLFDDQCAEGEQAFMLVVNASNIQKDWDWISSFNTFDTRLIDISDKTGLLAIQGPKVAELLQDYTDIDLKSIPYYQFRKGKFGGIDNVIISATGYTGAGGFELYLENENTAFIWDLLLKDLHPKGLLPVGLGARDTLRLEMGFCLYGNDIDDDTSPLEAGLGWITKLQKADFNGKEFLVNQKKNGLNKKLCGIWLEDRRVPRHGYKVLDLSEKEIGVVTSGTFSPSLNASIGLAYLPISMSKLETEILVNMGSKNLKAKVVGLPFYKG; translated from the coding sequence ATGAAAGAAACCGCTTTAACAGAACGACACATAGCCCTCGGAGCCAAGATGGCTGAATTCGCAGGTTATCATATGCCCATTTCATATACCGGAATAAAGGAAGAGCACGAAGCTGTCAGAAATTTTGCAGGCATTTTCGATGTATCGCACATGGGTGAATTTATCGTAAAAGGAAAGCAGGCGCTTGATCTGGTACAAAAGGTAAGCTCCAACGATGCTTCCAAACTGAATCCCGGTGAAGCCCAATATTCCTGTCTTCCTAGACCTGATGGTGGGATTGTGGATGATTTATTGGTGTACCGGCTATTTGATGATCAGTGTGCAGAAGGTGAACAAGCTTTTATGCTGGTGGTCAATGCGTCCAATATCCAAAAGGATTGGGATTGGATTTCATCTTTTAATACTTTTGACACAAGATTGATCGATATTTCGGATAAAACCGGACTGCTGGCCATTCAAGGTCCTAAAGTGGCAGAATTGTTACAAGATTATACCGATATCGATCTAAAAAGTATCCCATACTATCAATTTAGGAAAGGAAAATTTGGTGGTATTGACAATGTAATCATATCTGCCACAGGATACACCGGTGCAGGGGGATTTGAACTGTATCTGGAAAATGAAAATACCGCATTTATTTGGGATCTCCTTTTGAAGGATCTACATCCAAAAGGTTTGTTGCCGGTGGGGCTTGGTGCACGAGATACCCTGAGACTTGAGATGGGATTTTGTTTGTACGGAAATGACATTGACGATGATACGAGTCCATTGGAAGCCGGTCTTGGTTGGATCACCAAACTCCAGAAAGCAGATTTTAACGGAAAGGAATTTTTAGTCAATCAGAAGAAAAACGGCCTGAATAAAAAACTTTGTGGCATTTGGCTGGAGGACCGCAGAGTGCCCAGGCACGGGTACAAAGTACTTGATCTGTCTGAAAAAGAAATTGGTGTAGTGACCAGTGGCACATTTTCTCCTTCATTGAATGCATCGATCGGTTTGGCCTATTTACCCATCAGTATGTCCAAACTTGAAACGGAAATTCTGGTCAATATGGGTTCTAAAAACCTTAAAGCCAAAGTCGTGGGATTACCTTTTTACAAAGGATAA
- a CDS encoding peptidylprolyl isomerase: MSHFLPLIFCLLLCVPFRCVPPEAIDLTQTTYSLTDPEVVRILDWQDRREKDSLALALTEPKAYKRLLAARALGVCKDSNHLEAIIRLLEDPVEQVKQEAIFALGLIGHPAAENALIKTFNGVDSSGEFNKTNGLILEALGRCGSDSTLNLICEIKSYNHQHPDYVQGQVLALYRYGLRGKFCPQSTAKLIEIATNKSYDQKSRLWAAHSLMRFKEHDTKPFFNAHKEACYEEKDPDIRLCLIHAFARIGTAAALSELEELYRRGLDHRVQLSIVRGLQFFPGGKASSLASKALLNPSTQVAVQAAQYFVENGQEFQEDYLTGVINQGGVSWQVKALLYEALLKIVPAYKVLTRSGLIQQIKNHMVKSKNPYEKSAYIKALSSEYKEIDWLISNNQSASSDVVHTALTESVMYMVKKAVFPVIFKGPKNPIYQKISKYLIQSCEKKRLGSISAISTAFANNELVYLKTFFKADSIFAETQNALILPKDIETFNDLSRALAKLKKIPADIKKPNFNHPINWEKLKNYKDTIAIEITTDKGPMECELYPLIAPGSVCNMIELIETDYFVNKIIHRVVPNFVIQTGCPIGDGYGSMDYSIRTEIHPELRYDVPGRIGMASAGMDTESCQFFITYTATPHLDGNYSIFGQLTKGMDVLASILVGDQIKSIKILDRSKITKEEI, from the coding sequence ATGTCTCATTTTCTGCCTCTGATCTTTTGCTTGCTCTTGTGCGTTCCATTTAGATGTGTTCCTCCGGAAGCCATTGATTTGACTCAAACAACTTATTCATTGACTGATCCTGAGGTGGTGAGGATTCTGGATTGGCAGGACAGGCGCGAAAAGGACTCGTTGGCACTGGCTTTAACTGAACCAAAGGCATATAAGAGATTGTTGGCTGCAAGAGCGCTGGGGGTTTGTAAAGACTCGAACCATCTTGAAGCGATCATCAGACTTTTGGAAGATCCGGTCGAGCAGGTCAAACAGGAAGCCATTTTCGCACTTGGTTTAATTGGACATCCCGCTGCAGAAAATGCCCTTATAAAAACTTTTAATGGGGTGGATTCATCCGGAGAATTCAATAAAACCAATGGTTTGATTTTGGAAGCCCTCGGTCGGTGCGGTTCTGATTCTACCTTGAATCTGATCTGTGAAATTAAATCTTACAACCATCAACATCCCGATTACGTGCAAGGGCAGGTACTGGCGCTCTACAGGTATGGACTGCGCGGTAAATTTTGCCCGCAATCAACAGCCAAATTAATAGAGATTGCGACCAACAAAAGCTATGATCAAAAATCCAGATTATGGGCTGCGCATTCGCTGATGCGATTCAAAGAACACGACACCAAACCATTTTTCAACGCCCATAAAGAAGCCTGTTATGAAGAAAAAGATCCAGACATCCGATTGTGTCTGATCCATGCATTTGCAAGAATTGGGACTGCAGCAGCATTGTCAGAATTGGAAGAGTTGTATCGAAGAGGTTTGGATCACAGGGTGCAGTTATCCATCGTCCGCGGATTGCAATTCTTTCCCGGAGGCAAAGCCAGCAGTCTGGCTTCAAAAGCATTGCTCAATCCATCCACACAGGTGGCTGTGCAGGCCGCTCAATATTTTGTGGAGAATGGTCAGGAATTCCAGGAAGATTATCTGACCGGTGTCATCAACCAGGGAGGCGTTTCCTGGCAGGTCAAAGCATTGTTGTACGAAGCCCTCCTGAAAATAGTGCCGGCCTACAAAGTCCTGACCAGATCAGGTCTGATCCAACAGATTAAAAACCACATGGTAAAAAGCAAAAACCCCTATGAAAAATCGGCCTACATCAAAGCTCTTTCTTCAGAGTACAAAGAGATTGACTGGTTAATTTCAAACAATCAATCTGCTTCTTCTGATGTTGTTCACACTGCTTTGACCGAATCTGTGATGTATATGGTCAAGAAGGCTGTTTTTCCGGTGATTTTCAAAGGACCAAAAAATCCGATTTACCAGAAAATCAGCAAATATCTCATTCAATCCTGCGAAAAGAAAAGACTTGGCAGTATTTCTGCTATTTCAACAGCCTTTGCCAACAATGAGCTGGTTTATCTCAAGACCTTTTTTAAAGCCGACTCCATTTTTGCGGAAACACAAAATGCACTGATCTTACCAAAAGACATTGAAACTTTCAATGATCTTTCCAGGGCTTTGGCCAAATTGAAAAAAATTCCTGCCGATATTAAAAAACCCAATTTCAATCACCCGATTAATTGGGAAAAACTCAAAAATTACAAGGATACCATTGCGATTGAAATTACAACAGACAAAGGACCCATGGAGTGTGAGCTATACCCTCTCATTGCTCCAGGCTCTGTTTGCAATATGATTGAGTTGATCGAAACCGATTATTTTGTCAATAAAATAATTCACCGCGTAGTCCCCAACTTTGTCATTCAAACCGGATGTCCGATTGGAGATGGTTATGGTAGTATGGACTACAGCATCCGCACTGAAATTCATCCTGAGCTAAGATATGATGTACCTGGCCGAATTGGAATGGCAAGCGCGGGTATGGATACAGAGTCATGTCAATTTTTTATTACGTATACCGCTACACCCCATCTGGACGGGAATTACAGTATTTTTGGCCAGCTGACCAAAGGCATGGATGTGCTGGCAAGTATTTTAGTGGGGGATCAAATAAAATCCATTAAAATTCTGGATAGATCGAAAATAACAAAAGAAGAAATATGA
- a CDS encoding TraR/DksA family transcriptional regulator, giving the protein MKARYSDEELMEFKVIIDEKLVAAKTELAGLEQQMMELRENMSDEQGGDWFDDSSIHTEIEFLTKMAERQRQFVQNLELALVRIKNKSYGICSVTGELIDRQRLLLVPHATKSVAAKEREKPNPPAHEMSRPIPSFDDEDNTPVDDVVAED; this is encoded by the coding sequence ATGAAAGCCAGGTATTCAGACGAAGAGTTGATGGAATTCAAAGTCATCATAGATGAAAAGTTGGTGGCTGCCAAGACTGAACTGGCTGGCCTTGAGCAACAGATGATGGAACTGCGGGAAAACATGTCTGATGAGCAAGGTGGAGATTGGTTTGACGATAGCTCGATCCATACCGAAATCGAATTCCTTACAAAAATGGCTGAGAGACAAAGACAATTTGTCCAAAATCTCGAGTTGGCCCTGGTGAGAATCAAAAACAAATCTTACGGGATATGTTCTGTCACCGGAGAGTTAATCGATCGCCAGCGTTTGCTGTTGGTGCCCCATGCCACAAAAAGTGTGGCCGCCAAAGAAAGGGAAAAACCAAATCCGCCTGCCCATGAGATGTCAAGACCCATTCCTAGTTTTGACGACGAGGACAATACGCCGGTGGATGATGTGGTTGCTGAAGATTGA
- a CDS encoding NAD-dependent epimerase/dehydratase family protein: protein MGKILMLGSNGQIGTVLADALRKRYGQDQVICSDIRTPSNPVPHFLLLDVLDKEAISRTIDEHGIVQIYHLAAILSASGEKNPLLTWQINMQGLLNVLELGVEKNIQRIFFPSSIAIYGPSTPKVNTPQFGSFMPTTVYGISKITGEMWCEYYYKRYGLDVRSIRYPGVIGWQSLPEGGTTDYAVEIFHAAIKSKYYRCFLREDTRLPMIYMDDVIRATIELMEADGKSLSLRSGYNLVGMSFTPAEIAAEIKRKVHDFKIEYEPDFRQAIAESWTESIDDSEARKDWAWKPHYDLPAMCAEMFKMLGA from the coding sequence ATGGGGAAAATACTCATGCTAGGTTCCAATGGTCAGATTGGGACTGTTTTGGCCGATGCTCTCAGGAAAAGATACGGACAGGATCAGGTCATTTGTTCTGATATCAGAACACCTTCGAATCCTGTTCCACATTTCTTGTTACTGGATGTACTGGACAAAGAAGCCATTTCGCGCACCATTGACGAGCATGGCATTGTTCAGATTTATCATCTCGCAGCGATCCTTTCTGCCAGCGGCGAGAAAAACCCACTTTTAACCTGGCAGATCAATATGCAGGGTCTTTTAAACGTCCTTGAATTGGGGGTAGAAAAAAATATTCAGCGCATTTTCTTTCCAAGTTCTATCGCCATTTATGGGCCTTCTACTCCAAAAGTGAATACACCTCAGTTTGGCTCATTCATGCCCACCACCGTTTATGGAATTTCCAAAATAACGGGAGAGATGTGGTGCGAATATTACTACAAAAGATACGGTCTGGATGTGAGGTCCATCCGCTATCCGGGAGTGATTGGCTGGCAGTCCTTACCGGAAGGAGGTACCACTGATTATGCGGTTGAAATTTTTCATGCCGCCATAAAATCTAAATACTACCGGTGTTTTCTGAGGGAAGATACAAGACTTCCCATGATCTATATGGATGATGTGATCAGAGCTACCATCGAATTGATGGAGGCCGATGGAAAAAGTCTTAGCCTGAGATCTGGCTATAATCTGGTGGGTATGAGTTTTACACCTGCAGAGATTGCCGCTGAAATCAAAAGAAAGGTTCACGACTTCAAAATAGAATACGAACCCGATTTCAGACAAGCCATTGCAGAATCATGGACCGAATCCATCGATGATTCTGAAGCCAGAAAGGATTGGGCTTGGAAACCACATTATGATCTCCCAGCCATGTGTGCAGAAATGTTTAAGATGTTGGGAGCATAG
- a CDS encoding ribonuclease H-like domain-containing protein, with protein MKESRKILFLDIETVSAAMEWKELDSKWQELWAAKSKFYAQQHPELSEEQIYTDRAAIFSEFGRIVCISLGTFHQDGIRLKSLVGEEKDILLQFFDMVNLHFNDPQKHGFCGHNIREFDLPYICRRAIILNIPIPPILQLSGKKPWESHYILDTLEMWKFGDIKNFSSLDLLAACLGLPSSKTDISGKDVSRVFWQEKDIQRIAEYCMKDVALTANVYLRLLGLEPIAEDKVETLAV; from the coding sequence ATGAAAGAATCCCGTAAAATTTTATTCCTTGACATTGAGACGGTTTCAGCTGCGATGGAGTGGAAGGAATTGGACAGCAAGTGGCAAGAGTTGTGGGCAGCAAAATCAAAATTTTATGCCCAACAGCACCCTGAACTATCAGAAGAACAGATTTATACCGACCGGGCTGCTATTTTTTCTGAATTTGGCAGAATCGTATGCATCAGCCTGGGAACTTTTCACCAGGATGGCATCCGGCTGAAAAGTCTGGTTGGAGAGGAGAAGGATATTTTGCTTCAATTTTTTGACATGGTAAATCTGCATTTTAACGATCCTCAAAAACATGGATTTTGCGGACACAACATTAGAGAGTTTGATCTTCCTTATATCTGCAGACGGGCCATCATTTTAAACATTCCGATACCGCCCATTCTGCAATTGTCCGGAAAAAAACCTTGGGAAAGTCATTACATTTTGGATACGCTTGAGATGTGGAAATTTGGTGACATCAAGAATTTTAGTTCGCTCGATTTATTGGCTGCATGCCTGGGACTTCCCAGTTCCAAGACAGACATCAGTGGGAAAGATGTCAGCCGTGTTTTTTGGCAGGAAAAAGATATTCAACGGATTGCTGAGTATTGCATGAAAGATGTGGCTCTGACAGCCAATGTTTACCTCCGACTTTTGGGTTTAGAACCCATTGCGGAGGATAAAGTAGAGACCCTTGCAGTCTAG
- a CDS encoding RecQ family ATP-dependent DNA helicase has product MPDPVEILKKYWHYGAFRHDQEKIIQSILNGQHTLALMPTGGGKSICYQVPALCLPGVALVVSPLIALMQDQTEALRKKGISAAMLHSGFNKAESEEMIQKLKIGEIKILYLSPEKLLNSMSWIGQIKWSFVAVDEAHCISQWGYDFRPSYLRIHELTEPLKLPVLALTATATPRVKQDILEHLRMKDPKIYQSSFRRDNISISVVKTENKPNSLLHILNRLKGSALVYVRNRRQTVTVARFLQEQGLSADHYHAGLDPEIRAAKMRLWMSGSCRIMCCTNAFGMGVDKSDVRLIIHLDLPNQLEEYFQEAGRAGRDGKASWAVVLFNNKDEKTLIEKFEASDLPDQWILNLWHHLKKMNTAPDGSVIEYFDLSSFAKNLGENLAVVYSGLKYLEIAGLIQLGEGIQSKSRIQFLKSPELIYEKLSQSGDSDKIPWIKLLLRTHEGILEVPTRINEDFLVSLLNKSPESIREFFVALHNQKLISFEVADNDQSLFFLQNFNQNLDLSKWKSYRDIRLEKLAEMVRWVHHTGCRQKYILEYFGESKALNCGKCDNCLSEKSLDDSGVQREQIRKKILQEIQTNHGCYSSHIFQMFPLNRKPLVEYILLELIGENKIERRLEKFFLK; this is encoded by the coding sequence ATGCCAGATCCAGTCGAAATCCTCAAAAAATATTGGCATTATGGTGCGTTTAGGCATGATCAGGAAAAAATTATTCAATCGATCCTGAATGGTCAACACACCCTGGCTCTGATGCCTACCGGTGGCGGAAAATCCATTTGTTATCAGGTTCCTGCACTGTGTTTGCCGGGAGTTGCTTTGGTTGTATCTCCACTGATTGCACTGATGCAAGACCAGACAGAAGCCCTGCGCAAAAAAGGAATATCTGCTGCCATGTTGCACTCCGGATTCAACAAAGCGGAGTCTGAAGAAATGATTCAAAAATTGAAAATTGGAGAAATCAAAATATTGTATTTGAGTCCGGAGAAATTATTGAATTCCATGTCATGGATCGGACAAATCAAATGGAGCTTTGTGGCTGTGGATGAAGCGCATTGTATCTCTCAGTGGGGATATGACTTCAGACCGAGTTATTTAAGAATTCATGAATTGACAGAACCTCTGAAATTACCCGTGTTGGCATTGACCGCTACAGCGACTCCAAGAGTGAAACAAGACATTCTTGAGCATCTCCGGATGAAGGACCCCAAGATTTATCAGAGTTCTTTCAGGCGCGACAATATTTCCATTTCGGTGGTGAAGACTGAGAACAAACCAAACAGTCTTTTGCACATTCTGAATCGGTTAAAAGGCTCTGCCCTCGTATATGTCAGAAACCGCAGACAAACAGTGACTGTGGCAAGATTTCTCCAGGAGCAGGGCCTATCTGCTGATCATTATCATGCTGGTCTGGATCCTGAAATCAGAGCCGCAAAGATGAGGCTATGGATGTCGGGCTCATGTAGAATTATGTGTTGCACCAACGCATTTGGAATGGGCGTAGATAAGTCGGATGTTCGATTGATCATTCACCTTGATTTACCCAATCAATTGGAAGAATATTTTCAGGAGGCCGGTCGCGCAGGAAGAGATGGAAAAGCATCCTGGGCGGTGGTACTTTTTAACAACAAGGACGAAAAGACATTGATTGAAAAATTTGAAGCCTCCGATCTTCCCGACCAATGGATTCTGAACTTATGGCATCATCTAAAAAAAATGAATACCGCGCCAGACGGATCCGTCATCGAATATTTTGACCTCTCCTCTTTCGCAAAAAATTTGGGAGAAAACCTGGCTGTTGTTTATTCTGGTTTGAAATATCTTGAAATAGCCGGCCTGATTCAACTGGGCGAAGGAATTCAGTCAAAATCCAGAATACAATTTTTAAAATCTCCTGAACTCATTTACGAAAAACTAAGTCAGTCTGGGGACTCTGATAAAATACCATGGATCAAATTACTATTGCGCACACACGAAGGTATTTTGGAGGTACCCACCCGTATCAACGAAGATTTCTTAGTCAGCCTGCTGAATAAATCTCCCGAAAGTATCCGGGAATTCTTTGTGGCTCTTCACAATCAAAAACTAATCAGCTTTGAAGTTGCAGACAATGACCAAAGTCTCTTTTTCCTGCAAAACTTTAATCAAAATTTGGATCTATCCAAATGGAAATCCTACCGCGATATCAGATTGGAAAAACTGGCAGAAATGGTTCGTTGGGTGCATCATACTGGATGCAGACAAAAATATATTTTGGAGTATTTTGGGGAAAGCAAGGCCTTGAATTGTGGAAAATGCGACAACTGCCTGTCCGAAAAATCATTGGATGACTCAGGAGTGCAAAGAGAACAGATCAGAAAAAAAATACTCCAAGAAATTCAAACCAACCATGGCTGCTATAGCTCGCATATTTTTCAAATGTTTCCATTGAACCGAAAGCCACTGGTGGAATACATCTTGCTTGAGCTGATCGGAGAAAATAAAATAGAGCGCAGGTTGGAAAAATTCTTTCTCAAATAA
- a CDS encoding S8 family serine peptidase — MKFLFSNVWLVLTILTLQWLNAQSSVPKNWFNLDPQTSQFNGVAADKTHKELLTGRPAKTVVVAILDSGVEPEHEDLKSVMWVNPGETPGNGIDDDKNGYIDDIHGWNFIGGKDGNVGADTYETTRLYAQMKYKYDHADPDKLNKKQKKEFAEFLKLKNDVEGRRSSAKANLEGMMATQNQVMSGIDAVVMALGDRPLSLENLETIEDNDSKKLSMGIAIAKSILSQSPDIKTGVELKDFVKKEYSDGLNHFNKELEYNFNPDFDSRKIVGDNYADVNERFYGNNEVEGPDATHGTHVAGCVAATRGNGLGMEGVATHVRIMSVRCVPDGDERDKDVANAIRYAVDNGASIINMSFGKGHSPNKDAVDEAVKYAASKDVLIIHAAGNGSADLDKVPNYPNKYYQKKKLFKSNKAKNWLEIGALSHEQGTGMIAGFSNYGKKNVDLFAPGMLIYSTVPNNGYENLQGTSMAAPIAAGVAAMIRSHFPTLTAEQVKEVMRNSVIKSDLNVRVPGKEGGSKKLSDLCSTGGFVNAYQAILLASKTKGKKKIKDWVEPGPIVPSVGGPRT; from the coding sequence ATGAAATTTTTGTTTTCCAATGTTTGGCTTGTTCTGACCATTCTGACGCTTCAATGGCTAAATGCCCAATCTTCTGTTCCTAAAAACTGGTTTAACCTGGACCCGCAGACCAGCCAATTCAATGGAGTGGCTGCAGACAAAACCCACAAAGAATTATTGACCGGAAGACCTGCCAAAACAGTGGTGGTTGCCATCTTGGATTCCGGCGTGGAACCAGAACACGAGGATCTGAAATCGGTCATGTGGGTCAATCCAGGAGAAACACCCGGCAACGGCATTGACGATGATAAGAATGGCTACATCGACGACATTCACGGTTGGAATTTTATCGGAGGAAAAGACGGCAACGTCGGAGCCGATACCTATGAGACCACTCGCCTGTACGCGCAGATGAAATACAAATATGATCATGCAGACCCCGACAAACTCAACAAAAAACAAAAAAAGGAATTTGCCGAATTTCTAAAATTAAAAAATGATGTGGAAGGCCGAAGATCCAGCGCCAAAGCCAATCTTGAAGGAATGATGGCCACACAGAATCAGGTGATGTCCGGTATCGATGCAGTCGTCATGGCTCTGGGTGATCGTCCATTAAGCCTGGAGAATCTGGAGACCATCGAAGACAATGATTCCAAAAAACTATCCATGGGAATCGCCATCGCCAAAAGCATTCTTTCCCAATCACCGGACATCAAAACCGGTGTCGAGCTAAAGGATTTTGTGAAAAAAGAATACAGTGATGGACTCAATCATTTCAACAAAGAACTTGAATACAATTTCAATCCGGATTTTGACAGCAGAAAAATTGTGGGCGACAACTATGCCGATGTCAACGAAAGATTCTATGGCAACAATGAGGTTGAAGGACCCGATGCTACGCATGGCACCCATGTGGCGGGCTGTGTGGCTGCTACCAGAGGTAATGGTCTGGGTATGGAAGGGGTGGCCACCCATGTGCGTATCATGAGCGTAAGATGTGTGCCGGATGGTGACGAAAGAGACAAGGACGTGGCCAATGCCATCCGTTATGCAGTGGACAATGGTGCGAGTATTATTAACATGAGTTTTGGTAAAGGACATTCTCCCAACAAGGATGCCGTAGATGAGGCCGTAAAGTATGCGGCTTCCAAAGATGTACTCATCATTCACGCGGCGGGCAATGGATCGGCAGACCTTGACAAAGTACCCAATTACCCGAACAAATATTATCAGAAGAAAAAATTATTTAAATCCAATAAAGCCAAAAACTGGCTCGAAATCGGTGCTCTTTCCCACGAGCAAGGCACAGGGATGATTGCCGGATTTTCCAATTATGGAAAGAAAAACGTCGATCTGTTTGCTCCGGGTATGTTGATTTATTCGACCGTTCCAAACAATGGCTATGAAAATCTGCAGGGCACTTCCATGGCAGCACCCATCGCGGCAGGTGTCGCCGCAATGATTCGCAGTCATTTCCCCACTTTGACAGCAGAACAAGTAAAAGAAGTTATGCGCAATTCGGTCATCAAATCAGATCTCAACGTACGTGTTCCCGGTAAAGAGGGTGGATCCAAAAAGTTATCCGATCTTTGCTCCACGGGTGGATTTGTCAACGCCTATCAGGCGATTCTGCTTGCCTCTAAAACCAAAGGAAAGAAAAAAATAAAAGATTGGGTGGAACCCGGACCGATTGTACCCTCAGTCGGCGGTCCAAGGACTTAA